In the Apteryx mantelli isolate bAptMan1 chromosome 1, bAptMan1.hap1, whole genome shotgun sequence genome, one interval contains:
- the LOC136992272 gene encoding collagen alpha-5(IV) chain-like: MDEVWPGEGLPGEVSPGEEPPGEVLPGEGLPGEVLPGEGPPGEGLPGEGLPGEGLPGEGPPGEGLPGEGLPGEGPPYEGLPGEGLPGEGPPHEGLPGEGLPGEGPPGEGPPGEGLPGEGPPHEGLPGEGLPGEGPPGEGPPGEGLPGEGLPGEGPPHEGLPGEGLPGEGPPHEGPPGEGLPGEGPPGEGPPGEGLPGEGPPGEGLPGEGPPHEGLPGEGLPGEGPPGEGPPGEGLPGEGLPGEGPPHEGLPGEGLPGEGPPGEGPPGEGLPGEGPPHEGLPGEGLPGEGLPGEGPPHEGLPGEGLPGEGPPGEGPPGEGLPGEGPPHEGLPGEGLPGEGPPGEGPPGEGLPGEGPPGEGLPGEGPPGEGLPGEGPPGEGPPGEGLPGEGPPHEGLPGEGLPGEGPPHEGLPGEGLPGEGPPGEGPPGEGLPGEGPPHEGLPGEGLPGEGPPGEGPPGEGLPGEGPPGEGLPGEGPPHEGPPGEGLLGEGPPHEGLPGEGLPGEGPSGEGLPGEGPPHEGPPGEGLPGEGPPGEGPPGEGLPGEGLPGEGPPHEGLPGEGLPGEGPPGEGPAGEGLPGEGPPHEGLPGEGLPGEGPPHEGLPGEGLPGEGPPGEGPPGEGLPGEGLPGEGPPREGPPGEGLSGEGPPGEGLPGEGLPGEGPPREGPPGEGLPGEGPPGEGPPGEGLSGEGPPGEGLPGEGLPGEGPPGEGPPREGPPGEGLSGEGPPGEGLPGEGLPGEGPPGEGPPGEGLPGEGPPGEGLPGEGPPHEGPPGEGLLGEGPPHEGLPGEGLPGEGPPGEGPPGEGLPGEGPSHEGLPGEGLPGEGLPGEGPPHEGLPGEGLPGEGPPGEGPPGEGLPGEGPPHEGLPGEGLPGEGPPGEGPPGEGLPGEGPPGEGLPGEGPPHEGPPGEGLLGEGPPHEGLPGEGLPGEGLPGEGPPHEGLPGEGPPHEGLPGEGPPHEGLPGEGPPGEGPPGEGLPGEGLPGEGPPGEGLPGEGLPGEVWPG, encoded by the exons ATGGATG AGGTATGGCCCGGTGAGGGGCTGCCCGGTGAGGTATCGCCTGGTGAGGAGCCGCCTGGTGAGGTAttgcctggtgaggggctgcctggtgaggtATTGCCTGGTGAGGGGccgcctggtgaggggctgcctggtgaggggctgcctggtgaagggctgcccggtgaggggccacctggtgaggggctgcctggtgaggggctgcctggtgaggggccTCCCtatgaggggctgcctggtgaggggctgcctggtgaggggcctccccatgaggggctgcctggtgaggggctgcctggtgaagggcCGCCCGGTGAGGGGccgcctggtgaggggctgcccggTGAGGGGCCTCCccatgaggggctgcctggtgaggggctgcctggtgaagggcCGCCCGGTGAGGGGCcacctggtgaggggctgcctggtgaggggctgcccggTGAGGGGCCTCCccatgaggggctgcctggtgaggggctgcccggTGAGGGGCCTCCCCATGAGGGGccgcctggtgaggggctgcccggTGAGGGGCCTCCCGGTGAGGGGCCGCCTGGTGAAGGGCTGCCCGGTGAGGGGCctcctggtgaggggctgcccggTGAGGGGCCTCCccatgaggggctgcctggtgaagggctgcctggtgaagggcCGCCCGGTGAGGGGCCGCCcggtgaggggctgcctggtgaggggctgcctggtgaggggcctccccatgaggggctgcctggtgaggggctgcctggtgaagggcCGCCCGGTGAGGGGccgcctggtgaggggctgcccggTGAAGGGCCTCCccatgaggggctgcctggtgaggggctgcctggtgaggggctgcctggtgaggggcctccccatgaggggctgcctggtgaggggctgcctggtgaagggcCGCCCGGTGAGGGGccgcctggtgaggggctgcccggTGAGGGGCCTCCccatgaggggctgcctggtgaggggctgcccggTGAGGGGCCGCCTGGTGAGGGGccgcctggtgaggggctgcctggtgaggggcctcctggtgaggggctgcccggtgaggggccacctggtgaggggctgcctggtgaagggcCGCCCGGTGAGGGGccgcctggtgaggggctgcccggTGAAGGGCCTCCccatgaggggctgcctggtgaggggctgcctggtgaggggcctccccatgaggggctgcctggtgaggggctgcctggtgaagggcCGCCCGGTGAGGGGccgcctggtgaggggctgcccggTGAGGGGCCTCCccatgaggggctgcctggtgaggggctgcccggTGAGGGGCCGCCCGGTGAGGGGccgcctggtgaggggctgcctggtgaggggcctcctggtgaggggctgcccggTGAGGGGCCTCCCCATGAGGGGCCTCCTGGTGAGGGGCTGCTCGGTGAGGGGCCTCCccatgaggggctgcctggtgaggggctgcctggtgaggggccttccggtgaggggctgcctggtgaggggccTCCCCATGAGGGGccgcctggtgaggggctgcctggtgaagggcCGCCCGGTGAGGGGccgcctggtgaggggctgcctggtgaggggctgcctggtgaggggcctccccatgaggggctgcctggtgaggggctgcctggtgaagggcCGCCCGGTGAGGGGCCGgctggtgaggggctgcccggTGAGGGGCCTCCccatgaggggctgcctggtgaggggctgcctggtgaggggcctccccatgaggggctgcctggtgaggggctgcctggtgaagggcCGCCCGGTGAGGGGccgcctggtgaggggctgcctggtgaggggctgcccggTGAGGGGCCTCCCCGTGAGGGGCCGCCTGGTGAGGGGCTGTCTGGTGAGGGGCCTCCcggtgaggggctgcctggtgaggggctgcccggTGAGGGGCCTCCCCGTGAGGGGccgcctggtgaggggctgcctggtgaagggcCGCCCGGTGAGGGGCCGCCTGGTGAGGGGCTGTCTGGTGAGGGGCctcctggtgaggggctgcctggtgaggggctgcccggTGAGGGGCCGCCCGGTGAGGGGCCTCCCCGTGAGGGGCCGCCTGGTGAGGGGCTGTCTGGTGAGGGGCCTCCcggtgaggggctgcctggtgaggggctgcccggTGAGGGGCCTCCCGGTGAGGGGccgcctggtgaggggctgcctggtgaggggcctcctggtgaggggctgcccggTGAGGGGCCTCCCCATGAGGGGccgcctggtgaggggctgctcGGTGAGGGGCCTCCccatgaggggctgcctggtgaggggctgcctggtgaagggcCGCCCGGTGAGGGGccgcctggtgaggggctgcccggTGAAGGGCCTTCccatgaggggctgcctggtgaggggctgcctggtgaggggctgcctggtgaggggcctccccatgaggggctgcctggtgaggggctgcctggtgaagggcCGCCCGGTGAGGGGccgcctggtgaggggctgcccggTGAGGGGCCTCCccatgaggggctgcctggtgaggggctgcccggTGAGGGGCCGCCCGGTGAGGGGccgcctggtgaggggctgcctggtgaggggcctcctggtgaggggctgcccggTGAGGGGCCTCCCCATGAGGGGccgcctggtgaggggctgctcGGTGAGGGGCCTCCccatgaggggctgcctggtgaggggctgcctggtgaggggctgcccggTGAGGGGCCTCCccatgaggggctgcctggtgaggggcctccccatgaggggctgcctggtgaggggcctccccatgaggggctgcctggtgaagggcCGCCCGGTGAGGGGccgcctggtgaggggctgcctggtgaggggctgcctggtgaggggcctcccggtgaggggctgcctggtgaggggctgcctggtgaggtATGGCCCGGCTGA